One part of the Methylobacterium mesophilicum SR1.6/6 genome encodes these proteins:
- a CDS encoding CoA-acylating methylmalonate-semialdehyde dehydrogenase has protein sequence MRTIGHYIGGRNVGGESGRFADVFHPSTGEVQARVALASKAELRAAVENAREAQPAWAATNPQKRARVMMRFLELIRAENDSLAELLASEHGKTVPDAKGDIQRGVEVVEFACGIPHLLKGEYTEGAGPGIDVYSLRQPLGVVAGITPFNFPAMIPLWKCAPAIACGNAFILKPSERDPSVPIRIAEIFLEAGLPPGILNVVNGDKEAVDAILDDEDIKAVGFVGSSHIAEYIYVRAAETGKRAQCFGGAKNHMIIMPDADMGQAVDALIGAGYGSAGERCMAISVAVPVGEQTADRLMEKLIPRVESLKIGPSHDGSADYGPLVTREAVQKVASYIDKGVAEGAQLAVDGRGFKLQGYENGFYMGGSLFDRVTPDMTIYKEEIFGPVLSVVRAQNYEEALALPSTHQYGNGVAIFTQDGDAARDFTARVNVGMVGVNVPIPVPIAYHTFGGWKRSGFGDLNQHGPDSIRFYTKTKTVTQRWPSGIKSGAEFSIPTMR, from the coding sequence ATGCGCACGATCGGGCACTACATCGGCGGCCGGAACGTCGGCGGCGAGAGCGGTCGGTTCGCCGACGTGTTCCACCCCTCGACCGGCGAGGTCCAGGCCAGAGTCGCGCTGGCCAGCAAGGCGGAACTCCGCGCCGCGGTCGAGAACGCCAGGGAAGCCCAGCCCGCCTGGGCGGCCACCAACCCGCAGAAGCGCGCCCGGGTGATGATGCGCTTCCTCGAACTCATCCGCGCCGAGAACGATTCGCTCGCCGAGCTCCTCGCCTCCGAGCACGGCAAGACCGTGCCGGACGCCAAGGGCGACATTCAGCGCGGCGTCGAGGTCGTGGAGTTCGCCTGCGGCATCCCGCACCTGCTCAAGGGCGAGTACACCGAGGGCGCCGGCCCGGGCATCGACGTCTACTCCCTGCGCCAGCCGCTCGGCGTGGTCGCCGGCATCACGCCGTTCAACTTCCCCGCCATGATCCCGCTGTGGAAATGCGCCCCGGCGATCGCGTGCGGCAACGCCTTCATCCTGAAGCCGTCCGAGCGCGACCCGAGCGTGCCGATCCGAATCGCCGAGATCTTCCTGGAGGCCGGCCTGCCGCCTGGCATCCTCAACGTCGTGAACGGCGACAAAGAGGCGGTCGACGCGATCCTCGACGACGAGGACATCAAGGCGGTGGGCTTCGTCGGCTCCTCGCACATCGCCGAGTACATCTACGTGCGCGCCGCCGAGACGGGCAAGCGCGCCCAATGCTTCGGCGGCGCCAAGAACCACATGATCATCATGCCGGACGCCGACATGGGTCAGGCGGTCGACGCGCTGATCGGCGCCGGCTACGGCTCGGCCGGCGAGCGCTGCATGGCGATCTCGGTGGCGGTGCCGGTGGGCGAGCAGACCGCCGACCGCCTGATGGAGAAGCTGATCCCGCGGGTCGAGTCGCTCAAGATCGGACCCTCGCACGACGGCTCGGCCGATTACGGCCCGCTGGTGACCCGGGAGGCCGTGCAGAAGGTCGCGAGCTACATCGACAAGGGTGTTGCCGAGGGCGCGCAACTCGCCGTCGACGGCCGCGGCTTCAAGCTCCAGGGCTACGAGAACGGCTTCTACATGGGCGGCTCGCTGTTCGACCGCGTGACCCCCGACATGACGATCTACAAGGAGGAGATCTTCGGCCCGGTGCTCTCGGTGGTGCGGGCGCAGAATTACGAGGAGGCGCTGGCGCTGCCCTCGACCCACCAGTACGGCAACGGCGTCGCGATCTTCACGCAGGACGGCGACGCGGCCCGCGACTTCACCGCGCGGGTGAACGTCGGCATGGTCGGCGTGAACGTGCCGATCCCGGTTCCGATCGCGTACCACACCTTCGGCGGCTGGAAGCGCTCGGGCTTCGGCGACCTGAACCAGCACGGGCCGGACTCGATCCGGTTCTACACGAAGACCAAGACCGTGACGCAGCGCTGGCCGAGCGGCATCAAAAGCGGGGCGGAGTTCTCCATCCCGACGATGCGGTAG
- a CDS encoding isobutyryl-CoA dehydrogenase — translation MRFGLDEDRTAIREMALGFAAEHIAPHALDWDRDKTFPVETLRAAAALGMAGIYVREDVGGSGLSRLDATLIFEALSTGCPTVAAFLSIHNMCAWMIDAYGDDDQRRRWLPSLMGMERIASYCLTEPGSGSDAAALRTRAERDGDHYVLSGEKQFISGAGASDLYVCMVRTGEAGPAGISAIVVETGTPGLSFGADERKMGWNAQPTRAVRFDGCRVPVANRLGAEGQGFRIAMSGLDGGRLNIAACSLGGAQAALDRALAYMGDRRAFGAKLTDFQALQFRLADMATSLEVSRTFLRHAAAALDAKDPAATQLCAMAKRHVTDAAFEVANQALQLHGGYGYLAEYGVEKIVRDLRVHQILEGTNEIMRVIIARALTGGRR, via the coding sequence ATGCGTTTCGGGCTCGACGAGGACCGGACCGCGATCCGCGAGATGGCCCTCGGCTTCGCGGCCGAGCACATCGCGCCGCACGCCCTCGACTGGGACCGGGACAAGACGTTCCCGGTGGAGACCCTTCGGGCGGCCGCCGCCCTCGGCATGGCGGGCATCTACGTCCGCGAGGATGTCGGCGGCTCCGGCCTGTCGCGCCTCGACGCGACCCTGATTTTCGAGGCGCTGAGCACCGGCTGCCCGACCGTGGCGGCGTTCCTGTCGATCCACAACATGTGCGCCTGGATGATCGACGCCTACGGCGACGACGACCAGCGCCGGCGCTGGCTCCCGTCGCTCATGGGCATGGAGCGGATCGCCAGCTACTGCCTCACCGAGCCGGGCTCGGGCTCCGACGCGGCGGCGCTCCGCACCCGCGCCGAGCGGGACGGCGACCATTACGTGCTCTCCGGCGAGAAGCAGTTCATCTCGGGCGCCGGCGCCAGCGACCTCTACGTCTGCATGGTCCGTACCGGCGAGGCCGGACCGGCGGGCATCTCGGCGATCGTGGTCGAGACGGGCACGCCCGGCCTGTCCTTCGGCGCCGACGAGCGAAAGATGGGCTGGAACGCCCAGCCGACCCGCGCGGTGCGCTTCGACGGCTGCCGGGTGCCGGTGGCCAATCGCCTCGGCGCGGAGGGCCAGGGCTTCCGCATCGCCATGAGCGGCCTCGACGGGGGCCGGCTCAACATCGCGGCCTGCTCGCTGGGCGGCGCGCAGGCGGCCCTCGACAGGGCGCTGGCCTATATGGGCGACCGGCGCGCCTTCGGGGCGAAGCTCACCGATTTCCAGGCGCTGCAGTTCCGCCTCGCCGACATGGCGACCAGCCTGGAGGTGTCGCGCACCTTCCTGCGCCACGCGGCCGCCGCCCTCGACGCGAAGGACCCGGCCGCGACCCAGCTCTGCGCCATGGCCAAGCGCCACGTCACGGACGCCGCCTTCGAGGTCGCCAATCAGGCGCTCCAGCTCCACGGCGGCTACGGCTACCTCGCCGAGTACGGTGTGGAGAAAATCGTCCGGGATCTGCGCGTCCATCAGATCCTGGAGGGCACCAACGAGATCATGCGGGTGATCATCGCCCGCGCGCTGACCGGGGGGCGCCGATGA
- a CDS encoding enoyl-CoA hydratase/isomerase family protein has translation MSEVIVERAGALGRLRLDRPKALNALTHGMVGEIDRALDRFAADPDVAAVLLTGEGERGLCAGGDLRGLYESRGTAFAEAFWRDEYRLDARIAAYEKPFVAVMDGITMGGGVGISGHAAHRIVTERSRIAMPETGIGYLPDVGGTWLLPRAPGETGTYLGLTGAPAGAADALFCRLADAMVASAALPDLIDALSALPPDAGDEGVRDVIARFAQDPGPPPLAQHRAVIDRCFGFDMVDEILSALAADGSDFAAATRETLLTKAPSSLVLTLCLLRLGRGAPNLEACLEREFHASLALLDEGDFREGIRAAVIDKDKSPRWNPPTLDAVDPARIARWLERRAAPVFSESRTAAV, from the coding sequence ATGAGCGAGGTGATCGTCGAGCGGGCCGGCGCCCTCGGGCGCCTGCGCCTCGACCGGCCGAAGGCCCTGAACGCCCTGACCCACGGCATGGTCGGCGAGATCGACCGCGCCCTCGATCGGTTCGCGGCGGATCCGGACGTCGCGGCGGTGTTGCTCACCGGTGAGGGTGAGCGCGGCCTCTGCGCCGGCGGCGACCTCCGCGGCCTCTACGAGAGCCGGGGCACCGCCTTCGCGGAAGCCTTCTGGCGGGACGAGTACAGGCTGGATGCCCGCATCGCCGCGTACGAGAAGCCGTTCGTGGCGGTGATGGACGGCATCACCATGGGCGGCGGCGTCGGGATTTCCGGTCATGCCGCCCACCGGATCGTCACCGAGCGGTCGCGCATCGCCATGCCGGAGACCGGCATCGGCTACCTGCCGGATGTCGGCGGGACATGGCTGCTGCCCCGGGCGCCGGGCGAGACCGGCACCTATCTCGGCCTGACCGGCGCGCCGGCCGGCGCCGCCGACGCGCTGTTTTGCCGGCTCGCCGACGCGATGGTGGCCTCCGCGGCCCTGCCCGATCTGATCGACGCCCTCTCGGCCCTGCCGCCGGATGCCGGCGACGAGGGGGTGCGGGACGTGATCGCGCGCTTCGCGCAGGATCCGGGTCCGCCGCCTCTGGCGCAGCACCGGGCCGTCATCGACCGCTGCTTCGGCTTCGACATGGTGGACGAGATCCTGTCGGCCCTCGCGGCGGACGGCTCGGATTTCGCCGCCGCGACCCGGGAGACCCTGCTGACCAAGGCCCCGTCGAGCCTCGTCCTGACGCTCTGCCTGCTGCGCCTCGGCCGCGGCGCGCCGAACCTGGAGGCCTGTCTGGAGCGGGAGTTCCATGCCTCCCTGGCGCTGCTGGACGAGGGCGATTTCCGCGAGGGCATCCGCGCCGCGGTGATCGACAAGGACAAGAGCCCGCGCTGGAACCCGCCGACCCTCGACGCGGTCGATCCGGCGCGGATCGCCCGATGGCTGGAGAGGCGGGCGGCGCCGGTGTTCTCGGAGTCGCGGACGGCGGCGGTGTGA
- the mmsB gene encoding 3-hydroxyisobutyrate dehydrogenase, which produces MAQTIGFIGLGNMGGPMAANLVKAGHTVRGFDLAPASLEAARAEGVTVAGSALAAAEGADTVITMLPAGRHVVEVWTQLAEALPAGTLLIDSSTVDVESARTAHALAEARSCLSVDAPVSGGTGGAKAGTLTFMAGGGAAAFSRAEPLLKAMGKNVFHCGDAGAGQAAKICNNMILGISMIGVCEAFALGEKLGLSHQALYDVASVSSGQCWSLTTYCPVPGPVPTSPANTGYKPGFAAALMLKDLRLAQAAALASGAATPLGAEAAQVYGLFEGAGHGGEDFSAIIRMLRGQGGES; this is translated from the coding sequence ATGGCGCAGACCATCGGTTTCATCGGTCTCGGCAACATGGGCGGCCCCATGGCGGCCAACCTCGTGAAGGCGGGACACACCGTGCGCGGGTTCGACCTCGCGCCGGCCTCGCTGGAGGCCGCCCGCGCCGAGGGCGTCACGGTGGCGGGCTCGGCCCTGGCGGCGGCCGAGGGGGCGGACACCGTGATCACCATGCTGCCCGCCGGGCGGCACGTGGTCGAGGTCTGGACGCAGCTCGCCGAGGCCCTGCCGGCCGGCACCCTTCTGATCGATTCGTCGACGGTGGACGTCGAGAGTGCCCGCACGGCCCACGCCCTCGCCGAGGCGCGGAGCTGCCTGTCGGTGGACGCGCCGGTCTCGGGTGGCACCGGCGGCGCGAAGGCCGGGACGCTGACCTTCATGGCCGGCGGCGGCGCGGCGGCGTTCTCGCGGGCCGAGCCCCTGCTCAAGGCCATGGGCAAGAACGTGTTCCATTGCGGTGACGCCGGCGCCGGCCAGGCGGCCAAGATCTGCAACAACATGATCCTCGGCATCTCGATGATCGGCGTCTGCGAGGCCTTCGCGCTCGGCGAGAAGCTCGGCCTGTCGCATCAGGCGCTCTACGACGTGGCCTCGGTCTCCTCCGGCCAGTGCTGGTCGCTCACCACCTACTGCCCGGTACCGGGTCCCGTGCCGACCTCGCCGGCCAACACCGGCTACAAGCCGGGCTTCGCCGCCGCGCTGATGCTCAAGGATCTCCGCCTGGCGCAGGCCGCCGCGCTCGCCTCGGGCGCCGCGACGCCCCTCGGCGCGGAGGCCGCGCAGGTCTACGGATTGTTCGAGGGGGCGGGCCACGGGGGAGAGGACTTTTCCGCGATCATCCGTATGCTCCGTGGCCAGGGAGGCGAGTCGTGA